In Sparus aurata chromosome 3, fSpaAur1.1, whole genome shotgun sequence, the following are encoded in one genomic region:
- the LOC115578745 gene encoding protein MTSS 1-like, whose amino-acid sequence METVMERECSALGGLFQTVIGDMKGSYPVWDDFISKASKLQSQLRTTFVAVASFLDAFQKVADLATNSRAPVGTD is encoded by the exons ATGGAGACAGTGATGGAGAGGGAGTGCAGCGCGCTGGGGGGGCTCTTCCAGACCGTCATAGGAGACATGAAG gGCAGTTACCCGGTGTGGGACGACTTCATCAGCAAGGCCAGTAAACTACAGTCACAGCTCAg GACGACGTTTGTCGCTGTCGCATCCTTCCTGGACGCTTTTCAGAAGGTGGCCGACCTCGCAACCAACAGCCGag CACCTGTTGGGACAGATTAG
- the LOC115579216 gene encoding calcium-binding protein P-like — MNWLKIFHGAMNLLLLLPVLRMLHSPVVIGDTVTLTGLQPVKDVIVVLMQPGVYPSKPQQPGVYPSKPQQPGVYPSKPQQPGGYPAKPQQPGGYPAKPGGFPAKPQQPGNYPAKPQAGILQSKAGMWDIAPLQDGVSPSSSRPMASVYNRVYPSKPQQPGVYPSKPQQPGVYPSKPQQPGVYPSKPQQSGRLSGQAWWLPSQASAARQLPSQAPGRYSPKQSWYVGYCIFPGRCCSKKFQTDSNGVTAAP, encoded by the exons ATGAACTGGCTGAAGATTTTCCATGGAGCGATGAACCTGCTTTTGCTCCTTCCAGTTCTGAGAATGCTGCACAGCCCAGTGGTCATTGGGGACACAGTTACCCTTACAGGGCTGCAGCCAGTGAAGGACGTTATAGTGGTTCTCATG cagccgggcgtctacccgtccaagccccagcagccgggcgtctacccgtccaagccccagcagccgggcgtctacccgtccaagccccagcagccgggcgGCTACCCGGccaagccccagcagccgggcgGCTATCCGGCCAAGCCTGGTGGCTTCCCAGCCAAGCCTCAGCAGCCCGGCAACTACCCAGCCAAGCCCCAGGCAGGTATTCTCCAAAGCAAAGCTGGTATGTGGGATATTGCACCTCTCCAGGATGGTGTTTCTCCAAGCAGTTCTCGACCAATGGCATCAGTGTACAACCGCGTCtacccgtccaagccccagcagccgggcgtctacccgtccaagccccagcagccgggcgtctacccgtccaagccccagcagccgggcgtctacccgtccaagccccagcagTCCGGGCGGCTATCAGGCCAAGCCTGGTGGCTTCCCAGCCAAGCCTCAGCAGCCCGGCAACTACCCAGCCAAGCCCCAGGCAGGTATTCTCCAAAGCAAAGCTGGTATGTGGGATATTGCATTTTCCCAGGAAGGTGTTGCTCCAAGAAGTTTCAGACCGATTCCAATGGCGTCACTGCAGCACCCTAG
- the LOC115578304 gene encoding protein lifeguard 1-like, whose amino-acid sequence MWDIAPLQDGVSPSSSRPMASAYYRGYPAKPQQPGGYPAKPQQPGGYPAKPQQPGGYPAKPQQPGGYPAKPQQPGGYPAKPGGFPAKPQQPGNYPAKPQAGILQSKAGMWDIAFSQEGVAPRSFRPIQMASLQHPRWQRPLVPAYNRLRQP is encoded by the coding sequence ATGTGGGATATTGCACCTCTCCAGGATGGTGTTTCTCCAAGCAGTTCTCGACCAATGGCATCGGCGTACTACCGCGGCTACCCGGCCAAGCCCCAGCAGCCCGGCGGCTACCCGGCCAAGCCCCAGCAGCCCGGCGGCTACCCGGCCAAGCCCCAGCAGCCCGGCGGCTACCCGGCCAAGCCCCAGCAGCCCGGCGGCTACCCGGCCAAGCCCCAGCAGCCCGGCGGCTACCCGGCCAAGCCTGGTGGCTTCCCAGCCAAGCCTCAGCAGCCTGGCAACTACCCAGCCAAGCCCCAGGCAGGTATTCTCCAAAGCAAAGCTGGTATGTGGGATATTGCATTTTCCCAGGAAGGTGTTGCTCCAAGAAGTTTTAGACCAATTCAAATGGCGTCACTGCAGCACCCTAGATGGCAGAGACCACTGGTTCCTGCGTACAACAGACTTCGTCAACCTTAG